The genomic region AGCGGAGGATCAGGCGTGCGTCTCTCGGCTGTACGTCGAGGGGTTGCTCGCTGGCCAGATCCCCCCAAACGACACGGGGGCGGACATCGAGAACGTGCTCGAGGCGTATTTCGATGACGACCGCCATCACTTATGGGTGGCGGAGGCCGAGGGCGAGGTCGTTGGGATGATCGGCGTCGGCAGCGACGAGCGAGACACGGCGGAGATCCGTCGGCTGCGGGTGATCCCGGACCATCAGCGATCGTCCATCGCACAGTTGCTCGCCGAGACGGCAGTCAACCATTGCAGGAAGCACGGGTTCTTGAAAGTTCGCCTGGACACCCGGTTCGAGCGCGACGCCGCACTGGACCTGTTCACACGACTGGGCTTCAAGCACAACCGGACCAAGACCATGAACGGCAAGGACCTGCACGAGTTCTACCTGGACCTGTACCGGGCGGAGAACGACGAGTCGTAAGCAGGCGAATCAGATTTCGTTGATCGGGGAGAACCGCGAGCCAGCGAGTGGGATCCGGCGGTTGACCGGCGGGTCTTTTGGCAGCAGCGCACTGAGGAACGGGGCGACCACGGCCACGATGATGTTGGCCAGCAGGTACGCCCACCACGCGGTGATGTCGAGGGCGACCATCACGGTGACGACCAGGAGCATGACGAGCATCAGCGGGATCATGCCACGCCAGGCGAGCTTCATGAGCTGGTCGAAGCGAAAGCGCGGCAGCGTCCAGCGGATCATCATCATCAGCCAGAGGAGGATGAGGACTTTGACGGCGTAGATGGTCGCCTGCATCCCAACGAGAAGAATCCCGCCGATGAGCGAGCCTTCGGCGAAGAGGCCGAAGAAGGTTCCGTCGTTGACGCGAGGCACGAAGTTGATGAACGGCAACAGGTCGGCCCCTCCCAGGAACAGGAGGACGAAGAAGGCACTCGAGGTGATCATGTGCATGTATTCAGCGAGGAAGAAAAGCGCCCAGCGGAGCGAGGAATACTCGGTGTGGAACCCGCCAACGAGTTCCTGCTCGGCCTCAGCCAGATCGAAGGGAGCACGGTTGCACTCGGCAAGTCCGCAGGTGAAGAAGATGATCGCCAGCAGCGGGTGGGCGAGGATTCCCCATGCGGAGTCGGCCTGGAGGAGCGTCATCTCGTTCGTCGAGGCCGACTGGAAGTAGATGATCATGATGAGCACGCAGAGGGCCATCGGGATCTCGTAGGAGAGCATCTGGGCGGTCGCGCGAAGCCCGCCGAGGAACGAGTATTTGTTGTTCGATGCGTAGCCGGCCAGCGCGACGCCATAGACGGCCAGCGACGAGACCGCGAGGAGATAGATCACGCCCAGGTCAGCGGGGAAGATCGTCACGAAAGTCAGCCCGGGTTCGATCCACCAGTTGCCCTCGGAGCCGAGGCCGGGGAAGTCCCAGACGCCGCCCCAAGGGATGACGGCAGCGCCAAGGAGTGCCGGGACAACGACGAGCATCGGCGCGAGATAGAACAGGAGTTTTTCGACGTGAGGCGGGGTGTAGTCTTCCTTGAACAAGAGCTTGAGGCCGTCAGCGAGGGCCTGGCCGAGGCCGAGCATGGTGTTCTTTGGGTCGAAGAGCCAGCCGAGGCCGATGGCGTTCCAGATGTCATTGAGACCAAAGGAAAAGTTGGTGCGGTTGGGGCCGAAGCGGTCCTGCACATAGGCGGCGACCTTGCGCTCGAGCATGATGAGGTAGGCGCAGGTGAGCTGGATCGCGGGCAGCGACATGGCGATCACGAGCATGCTGACGAAGAACTGGGCGCTCACAGGCGACTCCACGGGGGTCGTGTTCCGACTACAGTGGTAACGCGGCACGGTCGCCGCAGACGATGATAAAGGTAGGCCCCGCGGAGTGAGCGAGCAAATGACCGAGAAACGCACGGACGAGTCGATCAAGGAAACACTCGAGTCGCTGGTGATCGCTTTCGTCCTGGCGTTCGTGTTCCGGGCGTATGTCGTCGAGGCCTTTGTGATCCCGACGGGGTCGATGGCACCCACGCTTCTGGGCCAGCACGTCCGTGTGATGTCGGAGCAATCGGGCTACGGCTACGAGGTGGATGTCCCCGAGATCCCGCAGATGATCGAGCGGTTTCGGCAAGTCGGCCCGCTGGACCCGATGACCGGGGCCCCGTCGCGGATGATCAACCCGGCCGTCTCGCCCGGCGACCGGATTCTGGTGCTCAAGTATCTTTACGAGTTTGCTGAGCCCCGCCGATGGGACGTGGTGGTGTTCAAGGACCCGAAAGACCCGAAGACCAACTTCATCAAGCGACTGATCGGGTTGCCGGAAGAGGAGATCGCGATCCTCGACGGGAATCTCTACACCCGTGAGGCGGGGAAGACCTCAGACCGCGACTGGCGGATCGCACGGAAATCAGACCGACCGAAAGTGCAGAACGCGGTCTGGCAGCCGATCTATCACTCGCAGTACGTCCCGCTGGATGAGGGCTCGCGTTCCCGACGAGGCTCGGGTGCTCCGGGTTGGGAGAACCCATGGAAACCTTCCGAGGCTTCAGCGTGGGAGGTGGACAACCAGCGCATGTTCCGTCTGCGTAGCGATGAGGGAGCCCTGCGGTTTGATTTCGCAGCGGGCAACTACGGCGAACACTGGGCACGGTACGCTTACAACCAGTTCTCGCCCGAGACAACCGATGAGCAGATTGAAGACATCCGGCTGTCGGTTCACCTGACACCCAATGAGGCTGGCCAGGAGGTGTGGCTGGAGACAACCGCACGGCTGGATGATCCGGCCATGAGAGATGAGCGACTGCGAGTCACAGTTGCATCCGATGGCACCGTGCTGCTGGAAGCTCCCGATCGAGAGGACCAGGGACGCCGGTTGCTCACCCAGGGGAAGATCGATCCACTTGAGGGAAAACACGATGTCCACCTCGAATGGTGGGTGGTGGATCAGCAGGTGATTCTGTGGATGGACGGCGATCAGATCCTGACATGGTCCTTCGAGTTGCCTCTGGAAGACCTGATGCGTCGCGGGGCGCCTGATGAGCTACCGTCCATTGCTCTGGGGATGTCAGGAGGCTCAGCGGTCATTCATCGCATCGAACTGGACCGCGATCTGTACTACAGCTCATCGCTGAGTAGAGGTCCGATCTACGCCCGTAGCGGCCTGATTCGTGTGAGCACAGCGGTTCAGGGAAGCCCGTTGACGCTCGGGCCGGATGAGTTCTTCTGCGTGGGCGACAACGGCCCTCGGAGCAACGACGGGCGTTACTGGACCGATGTCGATCCCTGGGTCGAGACCCGGTACTTCGATCCTCAGGCGGACGGGCGTGGGATCGTGCCCCGGCGGTTGCTGGTCGGAAAAGCCTTCTTCATCTACTTCCCCGCCCCATACGCCGTCGCTGGAAATCGATGGAACGTCATCCCGAACTTTGGGGACATGGGCTTTATCCACTAGCCCTAGCGGCTCACCAACGGGGCTGAACACCGATCTAGGGCCGTTGATCGGATGGTCCGGTGTTTGGATTTCATCAGAAACCCGTTAGGGGCATCCCGCAGCCAGGAGATACGACCAGCTTATCCACATCGCCCGCCAGCAAGGCCGCCAAATCATCTGATATTTCAGTCCGATGATGGGGCTGAGCCGTGTTCCGCCAAGACCTCAGGATCAGCCGGTTTTTATGCTGTATTTCGGGACCCAAAGTGGCGAAGCTAATCGCGTGGGGTACCGACCTCCGCTGTGACGTGAAGCTGAACCATCCCTGAAGGCTCTGAGTCCACAGTTTTTGCACAGTCCCATGCCGCCTCTTGGCCCCCCAGAGGGATCAGTTGAAGGTGGCACGTGTCTTGCATGCGGTCTATTGAGGAGCGGTGTTGCGGGTGCCATTTTGCTATGCTTCTCAGGCTATGGACCCCAACAGCACCCGTCACATCATTGCCGCCTTGGTTACGAACGAGCCGGGTGTCCTCTCGCAGGTCGCCGGGATGTTCGCCGCCCGTGGTTTTAACATCGATTCCCTCGTGGTTGGCCGGACAGAGAACCACGAGATCTCTCGAATGACCATCGTGGTCGTCGGCGATGCCGCGGTTCTCGAACAAGTACGCAAACAGCTCATGCGCCTGGTGCCGGTCGTCAAGGTGGTGGACTACCAGAACGTCCCGCACGTCGAGCGAGACCTGCTGCTCGTGCAGGTGGCAACGGCCAGCGACACCCACAAACGGACCGAGCTGATCGAGCTGGCCAACCTGTTCCGTGCCCGGATCGTGGACGTCTCAGATGACCGCCTGATGATCGAGCTGTCGGGTACCGAAGAAAAGCTCGAGGCGTTTATCCGCCTGGTCGAGCCCTTTGGTGTGCTTGAGCTGGCCAGGACTGGCGTGATCGCGATGCCACGGGGGGCTTCCGCCCCGATGAGCCGACGCCCCGGCATGATCGCGGCAGGCGTCAGTGGGCCGACCATCGACGACGCCGACCTGCCGCCGGGCTAAAATACGCCCTGTCACTCAGGTCGGACACCTCGCTGCCCAGAACCACAAACGACCCCAGTGCTCCCGATTCCCGAGATCGGGCCTAGACTTATGATTATTCACCCCGTTGCGCAGGCCGCCGATGCTCCGCACGATGTTGTCAGGCAAGATCCACCGTGCCACGATCACCCAGTGTGATCCGGACTATGTGGGGTCCATCACCATCGACGCCGATCTACTCGAAGCCACTGGCATGTTGCCCAACGAGAAGGTGCTGGTCGCCTGCATGGACAACGCCGCCCGCTTCGAGACCTACATCATTCATGGGGAACGAGGCACAGGCGTCATCGGGATCAACGGGGCCGCAGCCCACCTGGTCGAAGCTGGGCAGAGGGTCATCATCATGTCCTTCGGGCAGTACCAGCCCTCGGAGTTGGAGGATCACGATGCACGGGTCGTAGTGGTCGACGAGCAGAACCGTGTCAGCCAGTTGCTCAGTTACGCCAGCCGACTCACGGACCCCGCTCTGGATGCTGGCGTTTAGCCCAAGACGGGAAACGGACACTGATGCTCAAACCGATCCGGATCAGCCTGGCGAACAAATGCCAGTTGCTCTTCGGCGCGGCGGTGGTGCTGATCCTCACTGCGGCACTCATCGTGGTGGCCATGCGGATGCAGGCCCTGGTCGAAGCCGCCCCGCTCGAGCGTGCGCGCGACTTCGCCACAGCCTGGCTCAACAACCACATCCGGTTGGGCAATGCGCTGCTTACGCTGGAAGAAGGCGGACAGGGCTTGCCCCCCGATCGTGACTTTGGGCTCACGCTCATCGAAGACTTCGAGTTCAGCCGTGCAGCCGAGATGGACGGCTTCCTCGCCGGGGCGATCGAACGATTCAGCACCACCCGCAGGCATCAGGCCTTCGGTGATGCAGAGGATTCTTCGGGGGAACGCTACTACCGCTACGCCCGAGCCATCCGTGCCGCAGACCTCGCGAGCGCACAGCACCTCGACGTCCCAACACGGGATGACGAGGCCACTGAGATCGGCCCGCCTGAGATGATCCTGCTGATCCAGCTCCGTGACGATCGAGTGGCGAGTGAAGCCGTTACCAACCGGATCTATCTTGTCGGTGCTGGCGTGCTCTCTGGCTTGCTCGCGATCGCGGTGTTCTGGTTCATCACCACGCGGATCATCCTCTCGCCGGTTCGCGTGCTCCGCGATTACGCCGCAAAAGTCTCGCAAGGCGACCTCAATCTCCGCTCGGACATCAACACCGGGGATGAGTTCGAGGAACTGTCAGATGTATTCAACACCATGCTGGAGTCGATCAAAGAGAAACAGCAGCGGCTCGGCGAGGCGAACAAGAGCCTGGACCTGAAGCTCGGCGAGCTGGCCGCGTCGAATCTAGCGTTGTACGAATCGAACAAGCTCAAAGGCGAGTTCCTCGCCAACGTCAGTCACGAGCTAAGGACGCCGTTGAACTCGATCCTGGGTTTCGCCGAGGTTCTCAGCGACTCGCTCTCGACCCGATCGGGACCGGTTGATGAGAAGCGCAAGCGCTACGCCTCGAACATCCTCGCATCGTCGCGTCACCTCCTGAATCTGATCAACGACATGCTTGAAATCGCTAAGATCGAGGCGGGACGCGTGGAGGTTCGCATCGCACCGGTCTCGATCGATGACCTGACCGAAGGGCTCATCAACCTGATGCGCCTTCAGGCTGAGAAGCGATCCATTGCCATCAAGCGAAAGATCGAGCGCGACCTGCCGATCATCGAGACCGACGCGAGCAAGCTCCAGCAGGTCCTGTTCAACTTCCTCGCCAACGCCGTGAAGTTCACCCCGGATATGGGGTCGATCATGATGTCGGCTTCGCTGATCCCCGAGATCCCGCACACCAAGCCGGCGCAGGTGCGCATCTCAGTCACAGACACAGGGCCGGGTATCGCGCTCGAAGATCAGCAGCGGATCTTTGAGAAGTTCACGCAGCTCGATCCGACCGTCACCAAAGAACATGGCGGGACCGGGCTTGGACTCACCATCTGCTCGGAGCTGGCCAACCTGCTCGGCGCTTCGATCGAAGTCGATTCGGAGACAGGAAAAGGTGCGACCTTCTCGCTGGTGGTGCCCGTGAAATACGCGAGACAGGCACCCGAGCGCGGCAAGGCACGGTTCACGCCCGTGGGCGTGCTGACCGGCGAGCTATAGGTTCAGGGAATCCCACGGACGATTGGCGGGCCGATGAGCCGGGTGACCCACACCGGCAACCTACGCCAGGTCTCGATTCGAGACCGATACTTCGGGTTGTCCGGGCGGGCGGCCATCGTCGAACCCAGAAGCGGCATCTGCTGCCAAGCGGTTGGCTGAGCCACCGCGCCCCATTGAGTCTTGAATCGGTATGTGCCCGAGTCGATGGTTGAACGGCCGAAGTCGAACTCAGTAGCCCCTCTGCCGATCGCTCGCTTGAGCAGAGCACGATAAAGCGCCATGTTGGCGTTGGTGGGATTCGCGGTGCGCAGGCAAGCTGCCGATGGAACCTGTGTCGTACGGTGATGCACCGGATCGTGGATCAACAGTGCACCCGCAACGGGCACCTGATCCAGGGTCAGGACGGCCAACTCCGCGTGCTCGGGCAACGCGTCGAGAATCCCATGAAAGAAACGTCGTGGATACACCGGCGTCCCCAGATCGCGCATGGTCACGGCAAAGACCGAATAGAACGCATCAAGCAACTCGGCACGACCGAACCTGACCAACGGATCGAACCGCTCGGACTTGCGGACCTGGTTTCGCACCTTAGATTTTAGACTCGACCACAGTGCCTCATCAGAGTCAGGCAGAGACAGAACCAGCCGCGGCTTATCATCACGAGTCTGCGTGAGGTCCTGGTGCTCAATCAGGCCGTCTGCGTGACGCAGCTCGAGATAATCGGCTCTGCCATCCCGAGCCTGACGGGACGCAGCGTCAATCAGTCGCTGCTCTGAATCAGGGCCATCGGCGAGCACGCCGGCTCGATTGAGGTACGGAAGACTCACAAGAAACCGGCCAAATAGCCGCGAGCGGACCCAGGCGAGCGGGAGGATGCCCCGGATGTCTGCGCTAGGGCTCGAACGATCGATGAGCATCTGAGGCTGATGTCCCAGGCCTGCCCGCAGCGCCTCCAGCCACGCCGGGTGATGCTCAGGGGCAGATCGGTCAGCGTGCACGAGGAAGGTAACAACCTCATCGCGGATGCTCGGCGTCAGGCGGGGGTAAATCTGGATCATCGCTCCCCTCTCTGATCGACTGCTGGCATCACAGGAACACTCGACGTGCTTATCGGTCTGCTTACGCGGCCTTAGCCCGCTTCGATTCGACGACTCGGGCCGGGACGCCCGCCACTCGAGCACCTGCTGGGACCGGACGAGTGACCACGGCACCCGCTGCGACGATCGCTCCGGGACCAACGTTCGCCATGACCACCGCGTTAGCCCCGATCCACGCACCACGGCCAATAGTGATCCGGTCAAACCGCTGAGGAGCAGCCTGAAAAGAGTCGGCAGGCGTGCTGTGCTGATGCCGGCCAGACAGTAGCTGAACACCATCCGCGACGATCACTTGAGCTTCCAACGTCACGCGCCCCACCGTGCAGAACCGCCCCAGATAGACAGCGTCATGGAGTTCAGCATCTGTCTTACTAAACAGCGTCATGAAGCCGATGTGAACACGATCGCCGACACGAGGCAAAATCGAACGAGTAAACGCTCTACGCAGCCAGACCCCGCGATGACCGGGGATCCGGGCCAGGGATTCCGAGACTGATCGGAAGGCTTCATCTCGCCCAAAGAATCGGGCTCCAAGCCGATAGCGAACCGCTGCGGGTCGGGTCAGGACCCACGCTGCAGTGGCGGCCAGAGCGCGGAGTATGCTGGAAGTTGCTGCGATAGGCACACCAGCAGCATCGGCATATTGATCCGGTCGGGGCGGAGCAGAGATTATCGGAGGCTCTCAGTGAGTCGACGTGCTTAGACGGTGAGATAGCTCATTGAGCATCTCATCGCCCTCACTGGTGAGTCGCCAGAGCGGACCGGTCGGGATCTCGAACTGCGTGACCCAGCCGTGACGGGAGGCATAGCAGATCAGAGCGTCCGCATAGAGAATCGACAAACGACCAACAACCGGGGGGAGCTCACGCCAACGCAGCAGCGCTCGAGCCCGCTCGGTGGACTGGCGCCAGAGCCGACTGGGGCCTTCCAATAGTTTCAGATCGCCATCCTTTTCCAGGTACTCGATTAGGGCGTTCATCATCCCCTCGGCCCGACGGCGACGCTCGTTGCCGGGGATCGAGCCCACCAGTTCATCCAGGGGGACACAGGCACGAGCCAGTTGCTCATTATCCAGCGGACCAGACTCCTTGAGAGCCATTAGCAGATCACACAACATGGCATCACGCTGAGCGTGGTCCCACCAGGGTTCAACAGGCGTTGTGTCCATGAGATGACTCCGCGAGCAACAGGCTCAACCCGAAGTCTGCGCTATGGAGAGACCGAGTCACCCCAGGATCACAATAAAGCGCGATCGAGACGCAACAACAGCCGTCATAAACCTCAGAACAAGCCAAAACTCCCCAGATTCACAGCTTCTTAGACGTTAAAAAGGAAGTGCACCACATCGCCATCCTGCATGATGTAGCCCTTACCCTCGACGCGCAGCCGCCCCGCTTCGCGGATGGCTTTCTCGGATTTCAGCTCATCCAGATCGTCAACGGAGTAGACCTCGGCACGAATGAACCCTCTCTCGAAGTCAGTGTGGATGACGCCTGCCGCCTGTGGTGCCGTGGCCCCGATGGGAACCGTCCAGGCACGAACCTCTTTCTCACCCGCCGTGAAATACGACTGCAGACCGAGCAGCCGGTACGTCTCGCGCGCGAGCACGGCCAGCGCCGGCTCTTCCAGGCCCGAGGCTTCCAGCAGTTCCTGCTTGTCCGCTTCATCAAGCTCGGCGAGTTCCGATTCAAGCTTGGCACACACCGGCACCACGTTCCCGCCAGAGCCATGTTCTGACGCCCAATCGCGAACCTGTTGTACCAGCGGGCCTTCACCTGCAGGGTCCGATTCATCCACGTTGGCCATAAACAAGATCGGCTTGGCCGTAATCAGCCCGAAAGAGCGCAGCAGCTTCTGCTCGTCGGGGTCCAAGTCAAGCGAACGCACTGGCTGGCTGTCGTCAAGCGCTTCCTGACACCGACTCAGCAACTCGACACGAGCCTTCGCTTCCTTATCACCCGATCGCGCATTCCTCGCCGCCTTATCTTTGCTCGACTCAACCGTCTGGAGATCGGCCAACAGCAACTCGGTCGCGATGGTGTCGATATCACGGATCGGATCGACCTTGCCATCGACATGGGTGATGTCAGGGTCCTCAAAGCAGCGGACCACCTGCAGGATGGCATCGACGTTGCGGATATGCGTGAGAAACTTATTCCCCAATCCCTCGCCCTCGGACGCCCCCCGGACAATCCCCGCGATATCAACCAGCCGCAACGCCGCCGGAATCACCTTCTGCGTCTTAATGTGGCTCTCGATCCGTTTAAGCCGACCATCGGGCACCGGAACGACGCCGACATTGGGCTCGATCGTGCAAAACGGATAGTTCTCGCTGGCGATGCCAGCGGCGGTCAGTGCGTTAAAGAGAGTGGACTTGCCGACGTTGGGCAGTCCGACAATGCCGGCTTCCATGGTGGGGCTCCGTCGCTGGGCGCGGGTTCAGCGGAGGGGCATGATAGCGGTCTGCGTGATTGCCGCATCATCACCGGCAGAGCAGTCACAGGAGGCTCAAAGGCAATGAGCAGAGGCCAGTCAACACGCTCGCTACTGGGGCGGGAAAGCCTTGATTTGGTACAATGACGGCTCTCGAATACAGCCCCAATCTACGACGCCGAGACCTATGACCGACACCCCACAAGAACCGAACATAAGCCCTATCGACGAGATCCCCGCTGGCGGGAGAACCGTCGATCTGGCCATCGAGCGCGAGCTGGCGGACTCCTACCTGACTTACGCCATGTCGACGATCGTCGACCGCGCCCTCCCCGATGTCCGCGACGGCCTCAAGCCCTCGCAGCGGCGAATCCTCGTCGCTATGAATGACCTCAACCTCTCGCCCGGCCGCAAGCACTCCAAGTGCGCGGGCATCGTTGGCGAGACGATGAAGAAGTACCACCCCCACGGCGACCAGGCCATCTACCCCACCCTGGTCAACATGGCCCAGGAGTGGAAAACCCGCTACCTCTTGGTCGAGAAACAGGGCAACTTCGGCTCGATCGACCCCGATCCGCCTGCGGCCATGAGGTACACCGAAGCCAGGCTCCACCGCCACGCGATGGAACTGCTCGACGACCTCAAACTCGACACCGTCGAGTGGCAGGCCAACTTCGACGAAACCGTCGAAGAACCCCGCTACCTGCCCGCCCGGTTCCCCAACCTGCTGGTCAACGGCTCGGTCGGCATCGCCGTCGGTATGGCCTGCTCGATCCCGCCTCATAACCTCGGCGAAATCTGCGACGCCATCACCCGCATGGTGGACGAACCGGACATCGAGATCCGTGAACTGCTTGAAATCATCCCGGGCCCTGACTTTCCCACGGGCGGCATCATCTGCGGCCGTCGCGGAATCTTCGATGCCTACGCCACCGGTCGTGGGCGCGCGGTCGTCAGGGCCAAAATCGAGCACGAGACCACCGCTCGGGGAAGAGAACTGCTCGTCGTCCGACAACTG from Phycisphaeraceae bacterium harbors:
- a CDS encoding GNAT family N-acetyltransferase, producing the protein MSASESSRQPQADLDPLIRSFRAEDQACVSRLYVEGLLAGQIPPNDTGADIENVLEAYFDDDRHHLWVAEAEGEVVGMIGVGSDERDTAEIRRLRVIPDHQRSSIAQLLAETAVNHCRKHGFLKVRLDTRFERDAALDLFTRLGFKHNRTKTMNGKDLHEFYLDLYRAENDES
- a CDS encoding complex I subunit 1 family protein; translation: MSAQFFVSMLVIAMSLPAIQLTCAYLIMLERKVAAYVQDRFGPNRTNFSFGLNDIWNAIGLGWLFDPKNTMLGLGQALADGLKLLFKEDYTPPHVEKLLFYLAPMLVVVPALLGAAVIPWGGVWDFPGLGSEGNWWIEPGLTFVTIFPADLGVIYLLAVSSLAVYGVALAGYASNNKYSFLGGLRATAQMLSYEIPMALCVLIMIIYFQSASTNEMTLLQADSAWGILAHPLLAIIFFTCGLAECNRAPFDLAEAEQELVGGFHTEYSSLRWALFFLAEYMHMITSSAFFVLLFLGGADLLPFINFVPRVNDGTFFGLFAEGSLIGGILLVGMQATIYAVKVLILLWLMMMIRWTLPRFRFDQLMKLAWRGMIPLMLVMLLVVTVMVALDITAWWAYLLANIIVAVVAPFLSALLPKDPPVNRRIPLAGSRFSPINEI
- the lepB gene encoding signal peptidase I produces the protein MTEKRTDESIKETLESLVIAFVLAFVFRAYVVEAFVIPTGSMAPTLLGQHVRVMSEQSGYGYEVDVPEIPQMIERFRQVGPLDPMTGAPSRMINPAVSPGDRILVLKYLYEFAEPRRWDVVVFKDPKDPKTNFIKRLIGLPEEEIAILDGNLYTREAGKTSDRDWRIARKSDRPKVQNAVWQPIYHSQYVPLDEGSRSRRGSGAPGWENPWKPSEASAWEVDNQRMFRLRSDEGALRFDFAAGNYGEHWARYAYNQFSPETTDEQIEDIRLSVHLTPNEAGQEVWLETTARLDDPAMRDERLRVTVASDGTVLLEAPDREDQGRRLLTQGKIDPLEGKHDVHLEWWVVDQQVILWMDGDQILTWSFELPLEDLMRRGAPDELPSIALGMSGGSAVIHRIELDRDLYYSSSLSRGPIYARSGLIRVSTAVQGSPLTLGPDEFFCVGDNGPRSNDGRYWTDVDPWVETRYFDPQADGRGIVPRRLLVGKAFFIYFPAPYAVAGNRWNVIPNFGDMGFIH
- the ilvN gene encoding acetolactate synthase small subunit, which gives rise to MDPNSTRHIIAALVTNEPGVLSQVAGMFAARGFNIDSLVVGRTENHEISRMTIVVVGDAAVLEQVRKQLMRLVPVVKVVDYQNVPHVERDLLLVQVATASDTHKRTELIELANLFRARIVDVSDDRLMIELSGTEEKLEAFIRLVEPFGVLELARTGVIAMPRGASAPMSRRPGMIAAGVSGPTIDDADLPPG
- a CDS encoding aspartate 1-decarboxylase; this encodes MLSGKIHRATITQCDPDYVGSITIDADLLEATGMLPNEKVLVACMDNAARFETYIIHGERGTGVIGINGAAAHLVEAGQRVIIMSFGQYQPSELEDHDARVVVVDEQNRVSQLLSYASRLTDPALDAGV
- a CDS encoding ATP-binding protein gives rise to the protein MLKPIRISLANKCQLLFGAAVVLILTAALIVVAMRMQALVEAAPLERARDFATAWLNNHIRLGNALLTLEEGGQGLPPDRDFGLTLIEDFEFSRAAEMDGFLAGAIERFSTTRRHQAFGDAEDSSGERYYRYARAIRAADLASAQHLDVPTRDDEATEIGPPEMILLIQLRDDRVASEAVTNRIYLVGAGVLSGLLAIAVFWFITTRIILSPVRVLRDYAAKVSQGDLNLRSDINTGDEFEELSDVFNTMLESIKEKQQRLGEANKSLDLKLGELAASNLALYESNKLKGEFLANVSHELRTPLNSILGFAEVLSDSLSTRSGPVDEKRKRYASNILASSRHLLNLINDMLEIAKIEAGRVEVRIAPVSIDDLTEGLINLMRLQAEKRSIAIKRKIERDLPIIETDASKLQQVLFNFLANAVKFTPDMGSIMMSASLIPEIPHTKPAQVRISVTDTGPGIALEDQQRIFEKFTQLDPTVTKEHGGTGLGLTICSELANLLGASIEVDSETGKGATFSLVVPVKYARQAPERGKARFTPVGVLTGEL
- a CDS encoding FemAB family PEP-CTERM system-associated protein, translating into MIQIYPRLTPSIRDEVVTFLVHADRSAPEHHPAWLEALRAGLGHQPQMLIDRSSPSADIRGILPLAWVRSRLFGRFLVSLPYLNRAGVLADGPDSEQRLIDAASRQARDGRADYLELRHADGLIEHQDLTQTRDDKPRLVLSLPDSDEALWSSLKSKVRNQVRKSERFDPLVRFGRAELLDAFYSVFAVTMRDLGTPVYPRRFFHGILDALPEHAELAVLTLDQVPVAGALLIHDPVHHRTTQVPSAACLRTANPTNANMALYRALLKRAIGRGATEFDFGRSTIDSGTYRFKTQWGAVAQPTAWQQMPLLGSTMAARPDNPKYRSRIETWRRLPVWVTRLIGPPIVRGIP
- a CDS encoding acyltransferase encodes the protein MPIAATSSILRALAATAAWVLTRPAAVRYRLGARFFGRDEAFRSVSESLARIPGHRGVWLRRAFTRSILPRVGDRVHIGFMTLFSKTDAELHDAVYLGRFCTVGRVTLEAQVIVADGVQLLSGRHQHSTPADSFQAAPQRFDRITIGRGAWIGANAVVMANVGPGAIVAAGAVVTRPVPAGARVAGVPARVVESKRAKAA
- the ychF gene encoding redox-regulated ATPase YchF, producing MEAGIVGLPNVGKSTLFNALTAAGIASENYPFCTIEPNVGVVPVPDGRLKRIESHIKTQKVIPAALRLVDIAGIVRGASEGEGLGNKFLTHIRNVDAILQVVRCFEDPDITHVDGKVDPIRDIDTIATELLLADLQTVESSKDKAARNARSGDKEAKARVELLSRCQEALDDSQPVRSLDLDPDEQKLLRSFGLITAKPILFMANVDESDPAGEGPLVQQVRDWASEHGSGGNVVPVCAKLESELAELDEADKQELLEASGLEEPALAVLARETYRLLGLQSYFTAGEKEVRAWTVPIGATAPQAAGVIHTDFERGFIRAEVYSVDDLDELKSEKAIREAGRLRVEGKGYIMQDGDVVHFLFNV